AAAAGCAGGTGGGCGCGCCGATTCCGGCAATGATCTCCAGCGTATCCGTTAGCGTGGGTAACAAGGTGAAGAAGGGCGACAAGCTCGTCGTCCTCGAAGCCATGAAGATGCAAAGCACCGTTTACGCGCCCTGCGATGGCGTTGTCGACGAGCTGACCATCAAGGCTGGTGACCAAGTCGAAGCCAAGGATCTCCTCGTCCGCCTCCGCTAGGCAACCTGCAGTCGCATCCAGTTATTTGCCCATTGGGCAAATTGCAGCGAGTAAATTTACTACAGCAGAGCCATTCCTCGTGGAGTGGCTCTGTTTTTTTGCCGCATTCGTTGGGTTTTTCTGAATAATCATTGACGCAGAAATATTTCCCATCAACATATCAAAATAAATTGATGCGTTATGCCTCGTAAGATTATTTCCAAGTTCGCAGACGGCCGCAAAGTGTTCTCCGTCGAGTTTTTTCCCGCCAAGACTGAAGAAGGCGCGCGCCAGATCCTGCGCACCGCCCACTCGCTGAAGGCTTATAATCCGGATTTCGTGTCCATCACCTACGGTGCCGGTGGCTCCACCCGTGAGCGCACCATCGAATACGGTGAGTTGCTACGCGACCTGTTTGACTACGAGGTCATGCCGCACCTGACCTGCGTCGGCCACTCCAAGGACGACCTCGTGGGCATCCTGGAGCGCTTCCAGAAGAGTGATTTCCACAACATCATGACCCTGCGCGGTGACCCGCCCAAGGGCCAGACGGACTTTAAACCACACCCCGAGGGCCTGGCCTATGCGTCGGATCTGGTGGCGTTTATTAAAGAGCGTTTTCCGGACTTCTGCCTTGGTGTGGGCGGTTACCCGGAGAAGCATCCCGAGGCGTCGGACCTGCAAGCCGACTTGGCCAACTTGAAAATCAAGGCCGATGCGGGGGCAGACTTCATCACCACGCAGCTCTTCTTCCGCAACGAGCTGTATTTCAAGTTTGTCGACAATTGCCGCGCCTTGGGCATCGAAATCCCGGTTTTGCCGGGCGTGATGCCGGCGCTGTCGTTCGACCAAGTGAAGCGCTTCTGCAACTTCTGCGGAGCCGACGTGCCGCGTGAATTGCTCGGCAAGTTGGAGCTGGTCAAAGACGACGAGGTGGCCTCACAGGCGGTCGGCGTCGAATGGGCCTTCAAGCAGATCCGTGAACTGCTGGACAAGGGAGCGCCCGGCGTACACCTCTACATTCTGAATCGCTCAGCGGCGGCGGTGGAGCTGATGGAAAAACTCCGGTCGGCCAACGCGCTATAAACATAAAAAAGCCTGTCGGCACATGGCCAACAGGCTTGCTGAAAAAACGTTGCCGAAAACTAGGCGGTGACGCCCTTGAGCACGCTGGCCTTTGATTTGGACTTCGAGCCCATTGATTGCGCGGCCTGCGTGAGCGCCAGCTCCAACGCCTCCAGATACTTCACGAACTTGCGGCGGCCAGCGGCGGACAGGCGCACAATGGTGCGGGCGCGGTTGCCACTGACGGCTTTCTTCGCGATGACGATCTTTTCCTCCTCGAGCAGCTTGAGGTGGCGGTTCAGGTTGCCATCCGTCAGCTCGCAGGCTTCCTTGATTTCGCTAAAGCTCAGGCCTGCTTCCGACTCCGCAATGGCGGCGATCATGGCTAGGCGCTTGGGCTCGTGGAAGATGCGTTCCAGGTTTTCGTAGGGATTGTCCGATTTCTTATTCATAACTTTGGGACAGGTTGGGGAGCCCAAAAAAGCTCCAGATGGTGCGGCCTTCGGCCTCGTCGTAGTGTAAAACAAGGCCACCTAGCCACTCTCCGATGAAAAATACCGAGCCCATCACCAGCGGCTGGCTCCACGCCCACTGCGGCCAGAGGAGGCAAACGGCACCTGCGGCAATATACCACGCACCGACCCAGCTGATTTTACGTGGTAGCACGTGGCGTGAGGCTAGATTACCCAGGCCGTAGAGGCACATCCACAGGCCGGGGAGCAGCGCCACGGCACCCATGCGGATGCAGGCAAAGGACGCCACCGCGCCCACCGCAAAGGCGGGCACGACTTCCAGTGCGGGCTTAAGGCTCTGCCAATCGCGACCGACTTCCTCATCGTAGAGGAACCAGTAAACCAGCGCGCCATAATTCAGAACCAAGCTAACCGCCAGGACGATGCCCCAGGCAACGAGTAGGCTGGCCAAGTCTGCCGGGGCATAGCCGCGGTGAATTGCCAGCGCCGCCGCGAGCGCAGTGCAGCCTCCCAGGGCGCGCGCCCGGCCAGAATACCCCTTAAAGCGCTGCTTCGTCAGGATGTGGCGCTTGAGTTCGCGCACTTCACGCAGTGCATGGTGCAGGCCGAAAGACATTCTCTTTGTATGGCAAAGTTACTTTGTAAAAGCAAGTAGAAATTGCCAGTGCTGATCGGCCTTCGCGGTTGGGTGAAATCAATCGTTGGCGAAAACTGCGTAGTGCCGATACTGGCGTTTGCGTAATTCAGACCGGCCCAAGCCGCTCGTGGTTCCCTCGGGTACCACGAAATCAAACACCTGCACTTTGGCCGCCAGCGGGGCCAGTACTTCTTTGATTGCGCGTTGGTGTTCGGGGTCTTGTTCGTAGTGGCGCAGGGCGGCCTCGCTCTCGAAAATGAGGAGCACGCCGTAGTCGTAGTCCTGCACGATCTTGCGCTCGCCGGCCAAACCGTCGCCATAGGCCACATCGACGACGCCCGGGAAGTCGCGCCAGGCCTCGGTTTGCGCGGCGATGCGTTCGCGGGCGCTGGTGTCGTCGGGGTTCTTCAGCCATACGGCTACGAAATGGTAGACCAGACCGCTGCTGGGTAAATCTGCTGACGGCATGGTTTGACACCCGGTCAACGTCATGAATAAACCCATTGCGATGAAACAAGCGCGAATCATGGGCAATAG
The genomic region above belongs to Cerasicoccus sp. TK19100 and contains:
- a CDS encoding transcriptional regulator → MNKKSDNPYENLERIFHEPKRLAMIAAIAESEAGLSFSEIKEACELTDGNLNRHLKLLEEEKIVIAKKAVSGNRARTIVRLSAAGRRKFVKYLEALELALTQAAQSMGSKSKSKASVLKGVTA
- the metF gene encoding methylenetetrahydrofolate reductase [NAD(P)H], whose amino-acid sequence is MPRKIISKFADGRKVFSVEFFPAKTEEGARQILRTAHSLKAYNPDFVSITYGAGGSTRERTIEYGELLRDLFDYEVMPHLTCVGHSKDDLVGILERFQKSDFHNIMTLRGDPPKGQTDFKPHPEGLAYASDLVAFIKERFPDFCLGVGGYPEKHPEASDLQADLANLKIKADAGADFITTQLFFRNELYFKFVDNCRALGIEIPVLPGVMPALSFDQVKRFCNFCGADVPRELLGKLELVKDDEVASQAVGVEWAFKQIRELLDKGAPGVHLYILNRSAAAVELMEKLRSANAL
- a CDS encoding Dabb family protein; translation: MPSADLPSSGLVYHFVAVWLKNPDDTSARERIAAQTEAWRDFPGVVDVAYGDGLAGERKIVQDYDYGVLLIFESEAALRHYEQDPEHQRAIKEVLAPLAAKVQVFDFVVPEGTTSGLGRSELRKRQYRHYAVFAND